One genomic region from Rhizomicrobium palustre encodes:
- a CDS encoding TadE/TadG family type IV pilus assembly protein, protein MLKLFARFAKNHDGLAALEFALIAPLMIVLFYGAVELSTAIDCKSRVNRVGFTVADLVAQSSAVSSADTTNVFNCANAILYPYASGNAKIIVSSLVDNGKGGATVAWSDAQNTSARSKGTTMTVPAGLITSGSGGSVIYGEISYSFTAPITYFLGGPITLTSSFYAKPRRSTTVTHT, encoded by the coding sequence ATGCTGAAACTCTTCGCCCGCTTCGCCAAGAATCACGACGGCCTCGCCGCGCTGGAATTCGCGCTGATCGCACCGCTGATGATTGTGCTGTTTTATGGCGCGGTGGAGCTTTCCACCGCCATCGACTGCAAATCGCGCGTCAACCGCGTCGGCTTCACAGTGGCCGATCTTGTCGCGCAATCAAGCGCGGTGAGCAGCGCCGACACGACCAATGTGTTCAACTGCGCCAATGCCATTCTCTACCCCTATGCCTCTGGCAACGCGAAGATCATTGTCTCGAGCCTGGTGGATAACGGCAAAGGCGGCGCTACCGTGGCGTGGAGCGATGCCCAGAACACCTCGGCACGCTCAAAAGGCACGACCATGACGGTGCCGGCAGGGCTGATCACCAGCGGTTCAGGTGGCAGCGTGATCTATGGCGAGATCAGCTACAGCTTCACCGCTCCCATCACGTATTTTCTGGGCGGACCAATTACCCTGACTTCGAGCTTTTATGCCAAGCCGCGGCGCTCCACGACCGTGACACACACCTGA
- a CDS encoding class I SAM-dependent methyltransferase yields MSEKAEQETAGGHAELMDRIYRHQRYIYDLTRKYYLFGRDKLIAEMRLGPKARVVEIGCGTARNLVRIARRYPDAELFGLDASQEMLKSAEETIRRAGLSRRITLAHGYAEHLSPAMFSQSEGFDACLFSYSLSMIPDWKASIRAAEANLKPGGKIHAVDFADLTGLGRLGQAAMLFWLRLFHVAPRVELLQALQDQEGANFRLLPGRYAFLLSAERLKI; encoded by the coding sequence ATGTCCGAAAAGGCTGAACAAGAAACAGCGGGCGGTCACGCCGAACTGATGGACCGGATCTACCGGCATCAGCGCTATATCTATGATCTGACGCGGAAATATTATCTCTTCGGGCGCGACAAGCTGATTGCTGAGATGCGCCTAGGCCCCAAGGCGCGCGTGGTGGAGATCGGTTGCGGGACTGCGCGCAATCTGGTCCGAATCGCCCGGCGCTATCCCGACGCGGAGCTCTTCGGCCTGGATGCCAGCCAGGAAATGCTGAAAAGCGCTGAGGAAACGATTCGCAGAGCCGGACTGTCACGGCGCATCACCCTCGCCCATGGCTATGCCGAGCACCTCAGCCCGGCCATGTTTTCCCAAAGCGAAGGGTTCGACGCCTGCCTCTTCTCCTACAGCCTGTCCATGATCCCGGATTGGAAAGCTTCCATTCGCGCCGCTGAAGCCAATCTGAAGCCAGGCGGCAAAATCCATGCGGTGGATTTCGCAGATCTGACCGGACTTGGAAGACTCGGCCAAGCGGCGATGCTGTTTTGGCTAAGGCTTTTCCATGTCGCCCCGCGCGTGGAGTTGCTGCAGGCCTTGCAAGACCAAGAAGGCGCCAATTTCCGTCTTCTGCCCGGGCGCTATGCCTTTCTGCTCAGCGCAGAGCGGCTCAAGATTTGA
- a CDS encoding pilus assembly protein has translation MLRRYLGEFLGLRALWARLKAFTQDRRGNVAVIFAVSLVPLCLAIGASLDYARATMVRAAMNEALDVAALAVGGKKNISQSDANTLAQQYFNANYKIDPSYGTPAAVSVSISSSSVTVTTSDVMPTTMLKIVGVSSLPVSASSTVAWAGTAKLWVSLVLDNTGSMADTDSTGLSKMAALKTAAHQLLDTLKASASNPGDVQVSIIPFARDVNIGTGYSNASWLSFSDFDAAPPTPSNSIGPGGGCPWQDYDEGYHCTSGPSNGASDTNAIPYWGSYSGYICPSLTVTGHYWNGCFDSSGWWGYTHTWKANPHSTWTGCVTDRGGSAKPNGQAVDVRNTTPTISDPTSLFVAENTPSCPTATILPLGYDWNALSSKVDSMQPNGSTNQTIGMVWGWQSMTQGAPLNPPVMPTGTQRVMILLSDGLNTQNRWSGNGYDVSSDVDGRLALACSNAKADGIIIYTLFVNINGGSGSSAPLQGCASDKSKYFTLTTSSQIISAFATIVGQIGALRVTQ, from the coding sequence ATGCTCCGCCGATATTTGGGGGAGTTCTTGGGTTTGCGCGCTTTGTGGGCCCGTCTGAAAGCGTTCACGCAAGATCGCCGCGGCAATGTCGCGGTGATTTTCGCGGTGTCGCTGGTGCCGCTGTGTCTCGCGATTGGCGCAAGCCTCGATTATGCGCGGGCGACCATGGTGCGCGCGGCCATGAACGAGGCGTTGGATGTGGCTGCCCTGGCCGTGGGCGGCAAGAAAAACATTTCGCAAAGCGACGCAAATACGCTGGCGCAGCAGTATTTCAACGCCAATTACAAAATCGATCCCAGCTACGGCACGCCCGCCGCGGTCTCAGTCTCGATTTCAAGTTCCTCGGTCACCGTGACAACCAGCGATGTCATGCCGACCACCATGCTCAAGATTGTTGGCGTCAGCTCGCTTCCGGTCAGCGCCTCGAGCACGGTGGCATGGGCTGGCACTGCCAAGCTGTGGGTGTCGCTGGTGCTGGATAACACGGGCTCGATGGCCGATACCGATTCCACTGGCCTGTCCAAAATGGCGGCCTTGAAAACCGCGGCGCATCAATTGCTCGACACCTTGAAGGCGAGCGCGTCCAACCCTGGCGATGTGCAGGTCTCGATTATTCCCTTCGCGCGCGATGTGAATATCGGTACGGGGTATAGCAACGCCAGTTGGCTCAGTTTTTCGGATTTCGATGCGGCCCCGCCAACTCCGTCCAACAGCATCGGCCCCGGTGGCGGTTGCCCCTGGCAGGACTATGACGAGGGCTATCACTGCACCTCCGGCCCGTCCAATGGTGCATCCGACACGAACGCGATCCCGTATTGGGGAAGCTATAGCGGCTATATCTGCCCCTCGCTGACCGTTACCGGGCATTACTGGAACGGCTGTTTCGATTCTTCCGGCTGGTGGGGCTACACCCATACCTGGAAAGCCAATCCCCATTCGACCTGGACCGGATGTGTCACGGATCGTGGCGGCTCCGCCAAGCCGAACGGGCAGGCGGTGGATGTCAGAAACACCACACCGACGATATCTGATCCTACCAGCCTGTTCGTCGCGGAAAATACGCCGAGCTGTCCGACAGCCACCATTCTACCGCTTGGCTATGATTGGAACGCCTTGTCCAGCAAAGTGGATTCCATGCAGCCCAACGGCTCCACCAATCAGACCATCGGCATGGTGTGGGGTTGGCAATCCATGACCCAGGGGGCGCCGCTCAATCCGCCCGTCATGCCCACCGGCACTCAGCGCGTGATGATCCTTCTCTCTGACGGTCTCAACACCCAGAACCGCTGGTCGGGCAATGGCTACGACGTCTCCTCGGATGTGGATGGCCGTCTCGCGCTCGCCTGCAGCAATGCCAAGGCGGATGGCATCATCATCTACACGCTGTTTGTGAACATCAATGGCGGTTCGGGAAGCTCGGCTCCGCTGCAGGGCTGTGCCAGCGACAAGAGCAAGTACTTCACCCTCACGACCTCCAGCCAGATCATCTCGGCCTTCGCCACAATTGTCGGTCAGATCGGCGCCCTGCGCGTGACCCAATAG
- a CDS encoding TadE/TadG family type IV pilus assembly protein, with product MRLCLSFLRARKASAAIEFAFVAPIFFLFLMATIETGIIFLGGFVLQNATNSAARQIRTGQVALGGVSQSQFRQMICDGTAPLLDCDSNLQIDVETFASFASANITNPVVNGKLNPALSNWQTGSVCSIVLVRAFYTYNVATPLLTPFLVNINSTQHLLSAAVAFRTEPYSTAVAGC from the coding sequence ATGCGCCTTTGCCTTTCCTTCCTGCGTGCGCGCAAGGCCTCTGCGGCCATCGAGTTCGCCTTTGTGGCACCGATCTTTTTCCTGTTCCTGATGGCGACGATTGAAACAGGCATCATCTTCCTTGGCGGTTTCGTGCTGCAAAACGCAACCAATAGCGCGGCCAGACAGATTCGCACCGGCCAAGTCGCGCTCGGCGGCGTTTCCCAAAGCCAGTTCCGTCAGATGATCTGCGATGGCACTGCGCCACTGCTCGACTGCGACAGCAACCTGCAAATCGATGTGGAGACTTTCGCAAGTTTCGCATCCGCCAACATTACGAACCCAGTGGTCAACGGCAAACTGAACCCGGCGCTCAGTAATTGGCAGACCGGCAGCGTCTGCAGCATCGTACTGGTGCGCGCGTTCTATACCTATAACGTCGCCACCCCGCTTTTGACGCCCTTCCTTGTCAACATCAATTCAACGCAGCACCTGCTCTCTGCGGCGGTCGCCTTCCGCACCGAGCCCTACTCGACGGCGGTCGCGGGATGCTGA
- a CDS encoding aspartate-semialdehyde dehydrogenase, with protein MTYKVAVVGATGNVGREMLSVLAERQFPASEVVALASTRSTGREVSFGDKVLKVHALDYYDFKGTDLVLMSAGGKVSKEWAPKIAQHVPFIIDNSSTWRMDRDVPLIVPEVNASVLDAGIKKGIIANPNCSTAQLVVALKPLHDEATIKRVVVSTYQSVSGAGHEAMDELFRQTRAVFVADPIEVERFPKQIAFNVIPHIDEFLDSGYTKEEWKMMVEVQKILDPDIQVTATAVRVPVFIGHSESVTVEFEKPITAQRARAILREAPGCLVIDKHEDGGYITPVECAGEDATFISRIRKDPTVEHGLSLWVVSDNLRKGAALNAVQIAECLINRKLLED; from the coding sequence ATGACCTACAAAGTCGCCGTGGTCGGTGCGACCGGCAATGTCGGCCGCGAAATGCTGAGCGTTCTGGCCGAACGCCAGTTTCCCGCCAGCGAAGTCGTGGCGCTCGCCTCCACCCGCTCCACGGGCCGCGAAGTCTCCTTCGGTGACAAGGTGCTGAAGGTGCACGCCCTCGACTATTACGACTTCAAGGGCACCGATCTCGTGCTGATGAGCGCGGGCGGCAAGGTTTCCAAGGAATGGGCGCCCAAGATCGCCCAGCACGTGCCTTTCATCATCGACAACTCGTCGACTTGGCGCATGGACCGCGACGTGCCGCTGATTGTGCCGGAAGTGAATGCGAGCGTGCTCGACGCCGGGATCAAGAAAGGCATCATCGCCAACCCCAATTGCTCCACCGCGCAGCTCGTGGTGGCATTGAAGCCCCTGCATGACGAAGCCACCATCAAGCGCGTGGTCGTCTCCACCTATCAATCCGTTTCGGGGGCAGGTCACGAGGCGATGGACGAGCTTTTCCGTCAGACCCGCGCCGTGTTCGTGGCCGATCCGATCGAGGTTGAGCGCTTCCCCAAGCAGATCGCCTTCAACGTGATCCCGCATATCGATGAATTCCTCGATTCCGGCTATACCAAGGAAGAGTGGAAGATGATGGTCGAGGTGCAGAAGATCCTTGATCCGGATATCCAAGTGACGGCGACGGCGGTGCGCGTGCCCGTGTTCATCGGTCATTCCGAGAGCGTGACGGTCGAATTCGAAAAGCCGATTACCGCCCAGCGCGCCCGCGCCATCCTGCGTGAGGCCCCTGGCTGCCTTGTGATCGATAAGCACGAGGATGGCGGTTATATCACCCCGGTGGAATGTGCCGGCGAAGACGCCACCTTCATTAGCCGCATCCGCAAGGACCCGACGGTGGAGCATGGGCTGTCGCTGTGGGTGGTCTCCGATAATCTGCGCAAAGGCGCCGCGCTGAACGCGGTGCAGATCGCCGAATGCCTGATCAATCGCAAGCTTCTGGAAGACTGA
- a CDS encoding OmpA family protein, giving the protein MKLRTLALTGAAVLAIAVPAAASDTTGWYVSLGAGWDKSADYTTTVTTPFTGLVAGSNKTPYSLSAEDGFLIAGAVGYKFADKLRVENEIGFQQNHVNGNFAGQTYFNGTTQKWTDFVNVVYDHQFADKWTFSFGGGIGAGRIATSYKNASAQFFKRTDVHFALQAIAELDYDLNADTQIGVGYRYRHFTGDIDGSCGTGCTLSGDAPNEHVAMFSIRYFLTPPPPPPPPPPPPPPPPPPPPPPPPPVKTFIVFFDFNKSNLTSAAQAVVTEAVTTAKKNGFVKVQIVGHTDTVGSDKYNMKLSVSRAQSVKDEMVRQGLDGTGIAIQGKGFHDLLVPTGPGVREPQNRRATIDLGN; this is encoded by the coding sequence ATGAAGCTTCGTACTCTGGCGCTGACAGGCGCCGCCGTACTGGCGATCGCAGTGCCCGCCGCGGCAAGCGATACGACCGGATGGTACGTCAGTCTCGGCGCTGGTTGGGACAAGTCTGCTGATTACACAACTACCGTAACGACGCCTTTCACCGGTCTGGTGGCTGGCTCAAACAAGACGCCCTACTCGCTCTCGGCGGAAGATGGCTTCCTGATCGCAGGCGCGGTTGGCTACAAGTTTGCTGACAAGCTGCGTGTCGAAAACGAAATCGGTTTCCAGCAGAACCACGTCAACGGTAATTTCGCTGGCCAGACCTATTTCAACGGCACCACGCAGAAGTGGACCGACTTCGTGAACGTGGTCTATGACCACCAGTTCGCGGATAAGTGGACGTTCAGCTTCGGTGGCGGTATCGGCGCTGGCCGCATCGCCACGAGCTACAAGAACGCCTCGGCCCAGTTCTTCAAGCGCACCGATGTGCACTTCGCTCTGCAGGCGATTGCCGAGTTGGATTATGACCTTAACGCTGACACCCAGATTGGCGTCGGCTATCGTTATCGTCATTTCACCGGCGATATCGACGGCAGCTGCGGCACGGGCTGCACGCTCAGCGGCGATGCTCCGAACGAGCATGTTGCTATGTTCAGCATCCGCTACTTCCTGACGCCGCCGCCGCCCCCGCCGCCGCCGCCGCCGCCTCCCCCGCCGCCGCCGCCTCCTCCCCCGCCGCCGCCGCCGCCGGTTAAGACGTTCATCGTCTTCTTCGACTTCAACAAGTCGAACCTGACCTCGGCTGCTCAGGCGGTGGTGACCGAAGCGGTCACGACGGCGAAGAAGAACGGCTTCGTGAAGGTGCAGATCGTCGGCCACACCGACACCGTCGGCTCCGACAAGTACAACATGAAGCTCTCGGTCTCCCGCGCGCAAAGCGTAAAGGACGAGATGGTGCGCCAGGGCCTCGACGGCACGGGCATTGCCATCCAGGGCAAGGGCTTCCACGACCTGCTGGTTCCGACCGGCCCGGGCGTGCGCGAGCCGCAGAACCGCCGCGCCACCATCGATCTGGGTAACTGA
- a CDS encoding pilus assembly protein N-terminal domain-containing protein, whose product MNRALYAAIFVGAVFGPALAGSPFSVSLDEARVVSFPKPVTTIYVGNPMIADVTIIDNRHAFVQGKAFGATNVIALDQNGRQVVNQQIVVAGKGTSTVTLQRGTKRSTLVCGGGACQPTPMPGDGRDSFDEASSQAERHQNLAGHAATRQD is encoded by the coding sequence ATGAACCGCGCGTTATATGCCGCTATTTTTGTGGGCGCCGTTTTCGGACCAGCGCTGGCGGGCTCGCCCTTCTCTGTATCGCTTGATGAAGCGCGGGTGGTTTCGTTTCCCAAGCCGGTCACCACGATCTATGTCGGCAATCCCATGATTGCAGATGTGACCATTATCGATAATCGCCACGCCTTTGTGCAGGGCAAGGCCTTCGGCGCCACAAATGTGATCGCGCTGGACCAAAATGGCCGCCAAGTCGTCAACCAGCAAATCGTGGTCGCGGGTAAAGGCACGTCCACTGTCACGCTGCAGCGTGGCACAAAGCGCAGTACCCTTGTCTGCGGGGGTGGTGCATGCCAGCCCACGCCAATGCCGGGAGACGGCAGAGACAGCTTTGATGAAGCATCCTCCCAGGCGGAGCGCCATCAGAACCTCGCAGGCCACGCCGCCACTAGACAGGATTAG
- a CDS encoding HpcH/HpaI aldolase/citrate lyase family protein, producing MANIRPRRSVLYMPGSNARALEKARSLKADALILDLEDAVAPEAKILAREQVCAAIRKGFGKREVVVRVNPLDSEWGHADVAAIAAAKPDAILIPKVSSPDHIAAVARELSPEDHSTALWAMIETPRGVVNLPAIAAAGEPLQALVLGTNDLIKELGATVMKDRANLLHVLGQIVLAARAFGLSVIDGVYNDISDADGFAFSCFQARQFGFDGKTVIHPNQIETCNLSFSPSMDEIDAAMRIVAAFSKPENLGKGAIKLDGRMVEKLHADAARRTLALAEAIAGL from the coding sequence TTGGCTAATATCCGGCCGCGCCGCAGCGTCCTCTATATGCCTGGCTCCAATGCCAGAGCGCTGGAGAAGGCGCGCAGCCTGAAAGCGGATGCGCTCATTCTCGACCTCGAGGACGCGGTGGCGCCCGAGGCCAAAATCTTGGCGCGCGAGCAGGTCTGCGCGGCGATCCGCAAGGGCTTCGGCAAGCGCGAGGTGGTGGTGCGCGTCAACCCGCTCGACAGCGAATGGGGACACGCGGATGTGGCGGCCATCGCGGCGGCCAAACCGGATGCGATCTTGATTCCGAAAGTATCGTCGCCCGATCACATCGCGGCCGTGGCGCGGGAGCTTTCGCCGGAAGATCATTCCACCGCCTTATGGGCGATGATCGAAACCCCGCGCGGGGTGGTGAACCTGCCTGCCATCGCGGCAGCGGGCGAGCCGCTGCAAGCCCTGGTGCTGGGCACCAACGACCTCATCAAGGAGCTTGGCGCCACGGTGATGAAGGACCGCGCCAACCTGCTTCATGTGCTGGGGCAGATCGTGCTCGCGGCACGGGCCTTTGGGCTTTCTGTCATCGATGGGGTGTATAACGATATCAGCGACGCCGACGGCTTCGCATTTTCCTGCTTCCAGGCGCGACAATTCGGGTTTGACGGCAAGACGGTGATCCACCCCAACCAGATCGAGACCTGCAACCTCTCCTTCTCGCCCTCGATGGATGAGATCGATGCGGCCATGCGCATTGTCGCCGCCTTCAGCAAGCCTGAAAATTTAGGCAAGGGCGCGATCAAGCTCGACGGGCGCATGGTGGAAAAGCTGCACGCCGATGCGGCCCGCCGCACCCTTGCCCTCGCGGAGGCGATCGCCGGGTTATGA
- a CDS encoding TadE/TadG family type IV pilus assembly protein: MRSLLAFMRHLWVDRRGNVAMIYAIALVPMVVCACAALDFARAVMVRSAMAAALDGAGLAVGASPNLAPDAVQTLAQSYFNANYRVDSSYGVPQAVSISQSGQDVTLNVSITMPTVMMKLVGVSSIPVDATAVITRNSKNIEVALALDTTGSMSGTKIADLKTAASDLIDIVVQDQQSPTYTKVAIAPYTMGVNLGSYADQARGALAAGKAITGASRANPVVITAPGHAYANGDIIYIAGVAGMTQLNGNTYTVANKTTNSFELKNVDGRNYGSYAGGGTAYCTKLGCQYYFFANAAGGSTLLPASSCVSERTTNAYNDAAPSLTPLGYNYAASSNPCINATIMPLSSDKPALKATVEGLSAAGSTAGHIGVAWAWYLLSPAFSYLWPSSTQQPAAYGGDNLIKVAVLMTDGAFNTPYCNGVISRDAGSGSGNTSDHINCNAPNGSSASQAKQLCSAMKAKGIIVYTVGFQVGNDASALDVLNSCATDSAHAYFPSSGSDLKNAFRDIAQQITNLRVKS; encoded by the coding sequence ATGCGCTCGCTCCTTGCCTTTATGCGCCATCTCTGGGTCGACCGGCGTGGCAACGTCGCCATGATATACGCGATCGCGCTTGTTCCCATGGTGGTCTGCGCTTGCGCCGCGCTGGATTTCGCGCGAGCGGTGATGGTGCGCTCCGCCATGGCGGCCGCGCTCGACGGCGCAGGGCTTGCGGTCGGTGCTTCGCCAAATCTCGCGCCCGATGCGGTTCAAACCCTGGCACAGAGCTATTTCAACGCGAATTACCGGGTGGATTCGAGCTATGGCGTGCCGCAGGCGGTTTCGATCAGCCAGTCGGGGCAGGACGTCACCCTGAATGTCTCCATCACCATGCCGACGGTGATGATGAAACTGGTTGGTGTCAGTTCCATCCCGGTGGATGCGACCGCGGTCATCACACGCAATTCCAAGAACATCGAAGTGGCGCTGGCGCTTGATACCACAGGCTCGATGTCGGGCACGAAGATCGCCGATCTCAAGACCGCGGCGTCCGATTTGATCGATATTGTGGTGCAGGATCAGCAGAGTCCGACTTACACAAAAGTCGCGATCGCGCCTTACACCATGGGGGTCAATCTAGGGTCTTACGCGGATCAGGCGCGCGGCGCGCTGGCGGCGGGAAAAGCGATCACAGGGGCGAGCAGAGCTAATCCCGTCGTGATCACCGCGCCCGGCCACGCATATGCCAATGGCGATATCATCTATATCGCGGGCGTCGCGGGCATGACCCAGCTCAATGGCAACACCTATACCGTGGCCAACAAGACCACCAACAGCTTCGAACTCAAGAATGTCGATGGGCGCAATTACGGCAGTTATGCGGGCGGAGGCACGGCTTACTGCACCAAGCTCGGCTGCCAGTATTATTTCTTCGCCAATGCCGCGGGCGGCTCCACACTTTTGCCAGCCTCGTCTTGCGTGTCGGAGCGCACCACCAACGCCTATAACGATGCGGCGCCTTCGCTCACGCCATTGGGGTATAACTACGCGGCGAGTTCCAATCCTTGCATCAACGCAACCATCATGCCGCTCTCCAGCGACAAGCCGGCGTTGAAAGCGACCGTAGAGGGGCTTTCCGCGGCAGGTTCCACCGCTGGCCATATCGGTGTCGCTTGGGCTTGGTATCTCCTATCGCCCGCCTTTTCCTATCTCTGGCCTAGCTCCACCCAGCAGCCGGCCGCATATGGCGGCGATAATCTCATCAAGGTCGCGGTTTTGATGACCGATGGCGCGTTCAACACGCCTTATTGCAACGGCGTGATTTCCAGGGATGCGGGTTCGGGCAGCGGCAACACGTCCGACCACATCAATTGTAACGCCCCCAACGGCTCTTCGGCGTCGCAGGCCAAACAGCTCTGCAGCGCCATGAAGGCCAAAGGCATCATCGTCTATACGGTAGGATTTCAGGTCGGCAACGATGCGAGCGCACTGGATGTGCTCAATAGCTGCGCCACGGATTCGGCGCATGCTTATTTCCCGTCCTCGGGCTCAGATCTGAAAAACGCTTTCCGAGACATCGCTCAGCAGATCACCAATTTGCGAGTGAAGAGCTAG
- a CDS encoding DUF3419 family protein, protein MFQGFVYNQIWEDPDVDLAALDLKPHHRMLTIASGGCNVLNYMAANPGRIIAVDLNPNHVALTKLKLAALKNLPDYETFFRFFGKANEKANRAAYDRYVKDTLDEETRRYWDKHIPLHGRRINMFARNLYRYGLLGRFIGILHVVAKLHGKRLEEMLDAKTPEEQRVQFDKLIAPLFDNKSIRLISKSPVSLYALGIPPAQYDELAGDEANILTVLRERVERLACDFPIHENYFAWQAFARSYDVDHREAVPAYLREDVYSSIRGMTEKVEVNHASLTDFLKRQDAGSLHRYVLLDSQDWMSPAQASALWAEIDRTADRKDGRVIFRTAGPDSILPKKLPPELLAPWEYLEEESKAFHAKDRSSIYGGFHVYVRKG, encoded by the coding sequence ATGTTTCAAGGGTTTGTCTATAACCAAATCTGGGAAGACCCGGATGTGGATTTGGCGGCGCTGGATCTGAAACCCCACCACCGGATGCTGACCATCGCTTCGGGTGGGTGCAACGTCCTGAATTATATGGCGGCGAATCCCGGCCGAATCATCGCGGTCGACCTCAATCCGAATCACGTCGCGCTGACCAAGCTGAAGCTTGCGGCCCTCAAGAACCTGCCCGATTACGAAACTTTCTTCCGTTTCTTCGGCAAGGCCAATGAGAAGGCCAACCGCGCCGCCTATGACCGCTATGTCAAGGATACGCTGGACGAAGAGACGCGGCGGTACTGGGATAAGCACATCCCGCTGCATGGCCGCCGCATCAACATGTTCGCGCGCAATCTCTACCGTTACGGGCTTTTGGGCCGTTTCATCGGCATTCTGCACGTAGTCGCCAAGCTGCATGGCAAGCGGCTGGAAGAGATGCTGGACGCCAAGACGCCAGAAGAGCAACGCGTTCAGTTCGATAAGTTGATCGCGCCGCTGTTCGATAACAAATCGATCCGGCTGATCTCCAAAAGCCCGGTTTCGCTTTACGCGCTTGGCATTCCGCCAGCCCAGTATGACGAGCTTGCCGGAGATGAGGCCAATATCCTGACCGTTTTGCGCGAGCGCGTAGAACGCTTAGCCTGCGATTTCCCCATCCACGAGAATTATTTTGCCTGGCAGGCCTTCGCCCGCAGCTATGACGTGGATCATCGCGAAGCGGTGCCCGCCTATCTGCGCGAAGATGTCTACAGCAGCATTCGCGGCATGACGGAGAAGGTTGAGGTCAATCACGCCTCGCTGACCGACTTCCTCAAGCGTCAGGATGCCGGCTCCCTGCACCGCTATGTGCTGCTCGATAGCCAGGATTGGATGAGCCCAGCCCAAGCCAGTGCTTTGTGGGCCGAAATCGATCGCACCGCCGACCGCAAGGATGGGCGCGTGATCTTCCGCACGGCGGGGCCGGACAGCATTCTGCCCAAGAAGCTCCCGCCGGAGCTTTTAGCGCCTTGGGAATATCTGGAAGAGGAAAGCAAAGCCTTCCACGCCAAGGACCGTTCGTCCATTTATGGCGGGTTCCACGTCTATGTCCGAAAAGGCTGA
- the tesB gene encoding acyl-CoA thioesterase II, with the protein MNAPIKEVLDLLDLEKIEENIFRGVSPKDRVQRVFGGQVLGQALIAASRTVEERLCHSLHAYFLRPGDPKIPILYEVERCRDGASFTSRRVVAIQHGRPIFTLEASFQREEPGLEHALPMPEVPAPETLEGDNELRARIPQDRIPPELCAWVFRPRPIETRPIDPRPYFDPAPRPPQEMLWIRAAGDVPEDPALHRAMLAFASDLSIIGTSLCPHGIGWYDDKVQLASLDHAMWFHRPFRADEWLLLVQDSPSASGARGFNRGTLYSRDGRLVASVVQEGLIRPRPGVL; encoded by the coding sequence ATGAATGCGCCGATCAAGGAAGTGCTCGACCTTCTCGACCTCGAGAAAATCGAAGAGAACATCTTTCGTGGCGTCAGCCCCAAGGACCGCGTTCAGCGTGTCTTTGGCGGTCAGGTGCTGGGCCAGGCCCTGATTGCGGCCTCGCGCACGGTGGAAGAGCGGCTGTGTCATTCGCTGCATGCCTACTTCCTGCGCCCAGGCGATCCGAAGATTCCGATCCTCTATGAAGTCGAGCGTTGCCGCGATGGCGCTAGCTTCACCTCGCGGCGCGTTGTCGCCATTCAGCATGGTCGCCCGATTTTCACCTTGGAGGCCTCTTTTCAGCGCGAGGAGCCGGGCTTGGAACATGCCCTGCCCATGCCCGAGGTTCCAGCGCCTGAAACTCTCGAGGGCGATAACGAGCTGCGTGCCCGCATCCCTCAGGATCGAATCCCGCCGGAACTTTGCGCGTGGGTGTTTCGCCCGCGCCCTATCGAGACGCGGCCGATTGATCCCAGGCCCTATTTTGATCCCGCGCCGCGCCCGCCACAGGAGATGCTGTGGATCCGGGCGGCAGGCGATGTGCCGGAAGACCCGGCGCTACACCGTGCCATGCTCGCCTTCGCCTCCGATCTTTCGATCATCGGCACCTCGCTCTGTCCGCATGGCATTGGCTGGTATGACGATAAGGTACAGCTCGCCAGCCTCGACCACGCGATGTGGTTTCATCGCCCTTTCCGCGCCGATGAATGGCTGCTCTTAGTACAGGATAGCCCCTCGGCCTCGGGTGCGCGTGGCTTCAATCGCGGAACACTCTATAGCCGTGATGGAAGGCTGGTGGCGTCGGTCGTGCAAGAAGGCCTGATCAGGCCGCGCCCTGGCGTTTTGTAA